A window of Macrococcus sp. 19Msa1099 genomic DNA:
ATATAGAAGGTGGATTTAGCAATAAAGCGGTATTCTTACCGATTCTTAGTGGACTTATTTCCCTGGTAATCTTTATTGTCCGTCAGAACCATCTGACATCACCACTACTTGATATGTCCGTTTTTAAGTATAGCAACTATAGTAAAGGGATGTTTATCTTTGTCGTTGTTGTGATGGCGATGTTCGCTTCTGAGATTGTGATGCCGATGTACTTACAAGGGCCGATGGGATTTAGTGCCAAAGTTGCAGGAATGATACTGTTGCCTGGTGCTTTATTAAATGGCGCGATGAGTCCAGTTATGGGACGAATATTTGATAAGATTGGTCCACGTAAGATGATCATTCCGGGCATGTTTGTTCTGATGCTCGTCATGATATTCTACTCGACGATTCACCCAGGAATACCACTATATATATTTATCATTGTTTATATGGTACTCATGGTATCTATTTCGATGATTATGATGCCAAGTCATACGAATGCAATCAATCAGTTACCAAAGCATTTGTATCCACATGGCACAGCAATCGGTAACATGATACAGCCGATTGCCGGTGCAATGGGGATTTCGGTCTTTGTAAGTATAATGACGCAGGGTCAGCAACAAGCATTAGAAGGAATAAGTAATCCTACCCATTCACAGACTCAAGCAGCACTGACGTATGGTGTACATCACGCTTATTGGTTTGCAATAGCCCTTACAGTCATAGGGTTTATTACGGCATTATTTGTTACACGTTCTAAGGCACCTGAAGGTGAGACATTCGGACTGCCTGAAGAACAAAATTAAATTTAACGTTTATGACTTTTAATATCGGGTAATAAAGACATGTTGTGAAATATTCATAGCACGTCTTTTATTATATTAAGGGAGAGGTTGGATGTCTAAAGGTAATATAGAATCAATGAAAATCGGTGCAGCTTACGTGGGTGTTATTGTAGGTGCCGGCTTTTCAACAGGTCAGGAAGTTTTGAAATTTTTCACGAATTATGGTATTTACAGCTATTTTGCAATACTTATTTCTGGAATTATGTTGACGTTCTTTGGCCGTCAGATCAGTAAGGTTGGTTATGGATTAGATGTAGACAGCCATGAACCAACGATTACATACCTTTTTGGTGAAAAATTTGGTAAAATCATTGACTATATTTTAGTGTTTTTCTTATATGCAATATCGGTGATCATGGTCGCAGGATCAGGGAGTGCGTTTCATGAAAGCTTTGGGATACCGATATGGTTAGGTTCGTTACTTATGATTATTGCTGTAGTAGGTACGTTGCTGATGGACTTTAACAAGATTGTCAGAGCACTTGGAGTTGTAACGCCATTCTTGATTGTCGTTGTAACAATTATTGCAGTTTATTTCTTCTTTAAAGGGCATGTGCCATTAAGCGAAGTAGATAAATACATCGATCCTTCAAAGCAGCCATTTAAATCGAAGTTTCTTCCAGAAAGTTCACTTTGGTGGTTCTCCGGCTTAAACTATGGTGGCTTAGCATTTGCTACTGGCTATAGTATGTTAGCTGCAATTGGTAGCGATGCCTCGAAGAAACATATTGCAGGCCGTGGTGCCTTTATCGGTGGGATTACATTACTTGTACTATTATTGATGGTAAACTCTGGCTTACTGAGTGAACTGGAATTAGTTCAAGATTCAGCGATTCCAACTTTAGTGTTAGGACGTATGATTCATCCGGTGCTTGGTATAGCACTAAGCATTATTATGCTGATGGTAATGTATAATACGATTGTCGGTTTAATGTATTCGTTTACAGCACGCCTGACAACACCTTATTCAAAGCAGTATATTATATTGCTCATCGTATCGATGGTTATTGGTTATGCTTTAAGTTTTGTTGGCTTTGTAGAGCTTGTAGGAACAGTTTACCCAATAATGGGCTATGTAGGGTTATTACTATGCCTAGGACTGTTATTTAAATATATTAAGCGTAAAAAGGCAGGGAAAAATCACATCGCGTAAGCGTTGTGTGTTCCCGGCTTTTATTTATATCGACGGATAATAATGTTACAATTAGCGTAGATTGAAGGGAATAACAATGAAGAAAAGATACTTATTAATTATAATTTTAGTTGCTTTAACTGTGATGGCGTTTGCATTAATATTTGGATGGTATAAAAAAGAAAATCCCGCATTAAATCATGATACGGTATTCGATGAACTTGGTGTGGCAATGAATGTTAAGCTGATTTCTGACGTCCAATATGGCAAAGATGCACCAAACTCACAAATGGATATTATTATGCCGAAGAAAATTAAATCAGGAGACAAATTACCGCTTATTATATGGACACATGGCGGGGGATATATCGCAGGTGATAAAAAACATAAAAATGCCTATCTTGCACGTATTGCAGAGCGGGGCTTTATTATTGCAAATATGAACTATGCGCTTGCACCTGCCCATAAATATCCCGTACCTTTAATTCAGGAAAAGCAAGCTGCACAGTTTATGAAGCGTAATACATTCCATCTTCCGATTGATTTTAATCAAATTATTATTGGCGGAGATTCAGCAGGAGCACAAATTGCAGCGCAGTTTGCAGCAATTCAAACGAATGAATTATTAAGAAAAGAAATGCAGGAAGAAGCGGTCTTTGCCCCGGACGATATTAAAGGGGTAATATTATTTGGTGGATTATATGATATGAATACGGTAAGAGCAACAAAATTTCCACGAATTGAAGATTTTATGGAAAGCTATACTGGAGAAAAATATTGGGAGCGCGAGTTTAAACAGATTGATCAGATGTCTATTACGCAGCAAGTAACAGGAAAGTACCCTCCAACATTTCTGACAGTAGGAGATGCAGACCCATTTGAAAGTCAGGCAATAGAACTGGTCAAAGTGTTGCAAGAAAATAAAGTACCGAATTCGACCTCATTTTTTGATGGCTCACATCGATTAAGACATCAATATCAATTTCATATGAATCTAAAGGAATCTCAAATAACATATGATAAAGTGATTAAGTTTCTGAGCACGTTTACTGATCAAGCATTGTATAATACGTTAGAAGAAGAACCGCTTACAACGAAAACGAAATAGCAGGAGGAATGCACCTTGAAAGATAAAGTATTACTCACAGGCGCAACAGGATATATTGGTAAATATATATCAAGTCAATTGGCAGCACAGTATGATATTTATGCGATGAGTAAATATCCGAGCGAACCATTAGAAGGCGTCACCTGGCTTACTGGCGATATGTTCTCTTTGAATGACTGTATTGATGCGATGGCCCACGTAGATTTTGGAATATACTTTATTGATCCCAATAAACGTTCCAGCAGAATGAACGATACAAAGTTTCGTGATATCAATGCTATCAGTGCAGATAATTTTGCACGTGCTGCAGAGATTGCACAATTGAAAGCAATTTTCTATGTATCTGGTACAACAGAAGATCAAGAAACATTGAATATTCTGCGTAGCTACAAAACACCGGTTCATGCCTCAGTCACATCAGTTAAACGTAAAGGGATTGTTGCACAAACACAGAGTTCAGAAATCAATGATGTGAGAAGTATTCAACGTACGTTGATGCCGTCAAACTGGTCGATAGCTGACTTGAGTCATCATTATTTTAATTGGTTGAGTGATATGGCCTTTAATATTATTAACGTAAAACGTCAAGATAATGTATATACGATTTATGCAGCGGGCAAGCATGTACTTACGTTATCTGAGGATGAAGGAAAAAGTGATGAAAACAGAATGGTTTATAAGATAACAGACGGTGCATTATACAAAAATACACTAACAAGTCGTGCACGTATGGAGTTTAGAAGATTGAAGCACACTGACACCCTTATCATTGCACTTCATGATTACGAACCTACGATACCATGGCTCATCTATATATTGATACAATTACCGGTGTATCATCTTTCAATGAAAATCTTTGATGTTGAGATGCGTATTGCTCGCTTTCAGGAAGATAAAGCAAATGGTATAGAAAAACAGTATACAAAGTAACAAACGGCTGTATAATACAGTCGTTTTTTTGGAGGTTCATTTACATTTTTATATTACATTTTTGTAAAGAATGTAAAGAAGGTTTATTATATCAACGGTTTGCATACGCTTACTTTACAGACTTAATACATTTTTAACAAAACGCTATTAAAAGTTAACAATTTCCTTTAAAATAGCGATGTAGAGAACTATGGTGAAAATATTAGGAGGCAATATCATGTTTAATAAGAAGAAAGATAAATTTGCGGTTCAATTAGAAGCGATGGCAGAGAATCTAGATCGTGCTGCTGTAGCATTTGGTGACATGACATTTCACAATGCGTTTGATTTAAAGAAATATGCGGATACAATTAAAGCCTATGAAACAAATGGTGATGAACTGATGCACCAAATGATTTCAGATTTAAATCAAACATTCATCACACCCATTGAACGTGAAGATATTCTTGCTCTTTCAAATGCAATTGATGATGTTATGGATGCTATGGAAGAAACATCAGCAATGTTTGAAATGTATTCAATTGAATACTCAGATGAGTATATGGCTGAATTTGTTCAGAACATTCAAGGATGCGCAAAAGAAATTAAGATTGCAGTGACGCTCGTTGCTGAGAAGAAGTTATCCCATGTGCGCGTACATTCGATTAATATTAAGGAACATGAAACAAACTGTGACGGTATTTTAAGACAGTCAATTAAACATATCTTATCTGTAGAAACGGATCCGTTAACTGTGATGAAAGTAAAAGATATTTATCAGTCTTTAGAGGATATTGCTGATAAATGCCAGGCAGTTGCGAATATACTTGAATCTATCATTATGAAGAATAGTTAAGGAGCATTTTTATGGAACCGATTATTATTTTTACATTTGCGATTGTGTTCTTCGCGTTAGCTTTTGATTTTATCAACGGTTTTCACGATACGGCGAATGCAATTGCAACTGCAGTCTCAACGAAAGCTTTGAAGCCTCGTCATGCGATATTGATGGCAGCTGTACTGAACTTTGTAGGAGCAATTCTTTTTCATGGGGTAGCGAAGACGGTTACGAAAGATATTGTAGACCCATTTACGTTACAAAACGGTCAAGTGGTCATCCTTGCGGCATTAATCAGTGCGATTACATGGAACTTAATCACATGGTATTTTGGGATTCCGAGTTCGTCGTCACATACATTGATTGGATCAATTGCAGGCGCTGCAATTGCATCAGGTGGTTTTGGAATTCTGGAATATGCAGGATTTACGAAGATTATTGTAGGGTTATTGATTTCACCATTACTTGCATTTATCGTTGGTTATATCATGTATACAATTATTAAAACAGTATTTAAGAATGCAAACTTAACGAAAACAAATCGTAATTTCAGATTCCTGCAGATTTTCACAGCAGCAGCGCAAGCTTTTGCACACGGGTCTAATGATGCGCAAAAAGCGATGGGTATTATTACGATGGCATTAATCTCAGCCGGGATGCAGACCGGAAGTACTGAACCTCAGACATGGGTACAGCTTTCATGTGCAGCAGCGATGGGATTAGGTACAGCAGTAGGAGGATGGAAGATTATTAAAACAGTTGGTGGTAATATCATGAAGATTCGTCCAGCCAACGGTGTTGCAGCAGACTTATCATCTGCATTTATCATCTTTGGAGCAACACATTTTCATCTACCTGTATCCACAACGCACGTTGTATCCTCTTCAATTCTAGGTGTGGGATCAAGTCACCGTGTTAAAGGCGTGAAGTGGACGACAGCACAGCGTATGATTATTACATGGGTGATTACATTGCCGATTTCAGCCATCATTGCAGCGATTATCTATTTTGTTGTTAACTTCATTACACATATTTTTTAATTAAATCATACATATTCGGGTAAACTGTTAACAGTTTATCCGAATTTTTTTAGGAGGGATAAGGATGGAACATATAGTATTTGTACATAGTGCAAGTGAACAAACAAAAGAGAGTGGTAGTAATCCTTTGCTGAGAACGATTCCGCAAGGTGAGTACGTGTGGCATAAGCACCGCTATCCAAGAGACAAGGGACAGGTCTACGAATTATGGGTGGAACCATTCATTGAAAGTTTGAATGAAATTGATGATCATGAACCTGTCACCTTAATTGGGCACTCGTTCGGTGGCACTGTAATTATGAAGTACTTAACTGAAAATCAAGTGACACAAAAAATTAAACAAGTGATTCTTATCGGGTCCCCTTTGTTTGGCTGCGATGACAAGTTTAGCGATGAGCAGAATAAGTTAAGAGAAGATGCAGAGGACTATATCGATGTACCCATTACGCACATTCAGTCTGTTGATGATGATCGTGTAGACATCAAACACCAAATGTGCTGGCAACAACAATTTCCACAAATGAATATCATTACAAAACAATTCGGGCAGCACGAATTTCATGATGGTATAGATGAATTGAATCAATTACTTTAATTAGAGGAATAAAGATAAATAAAGTGCTAGCTTTATTTATCTTTATTTTTTATTTCAAACGAAAGCGTTTACAGTTTGTTAATTTTATATTACCATACTTGTATACAAGTAGACGGAGGTAAACCATGATACCTAAACAATGGATGAATCAACTTTCAACAGGAGAGCAGATAGCATTAGATTTGAGGTATAAGATTATTTCTAAGCAGATTAAGGATGGAGAGAAGCTTTCAGAGAATACATTAGCTCAGATGTACAAGGTGAGTCGTTCACCCGTAAGAGATGCGGTAAAAATTTTATCTAATGATAAATTGATTCGTTTAGAACGGATGGGTGCAGTGATAATGGCTTTATCAGAAAATGATATAAAAGAACTTTATGACATGAGACTGATGATTGAAAGCTTTAGTTTTGAAAAGATCAGAAAAAAGGATATATCTAAAGTCGTACTGGAACTCCATAAGAAACTTGAAATGATGAAAGTAGCGGTTAAATTTAATGATGCTGCGGAGTTTGCTATGCAGGATATTCTTTTCCATCAGACGATGATCGAAAGTATTCACCATAAGCAATTAGAAAAGTTATGGATGAGCATTAAACCGACAATGCTGATACTGAACCTAATTTCGATGGAGGAAAGAATGAAGTTTAATAAAGGTGATTTTGAACGCATCTTTAAGAATCATCATGAATATATCACGACTGTTGAACAAAGAGATAGAAAAGGTTATAAAAAAGTACTTCATATGAATTTTGATGATGTTCATGAAGAAATAGATGATTTATTCTATTCTCAAACGAAGGAGGAAAATTAATGTTTAAAATAGGTGTAGATATCGGTACGACGAGTACTAAAGCGGTAATCTATAAAAATCAAGGTGAGATAGTGGGTGTACATCATGTGGAGTATCCATTATTAACACCTACTACAGATACAGCGGAGCAACATCCGAATGACATCTTTGAAGCGGTTTTAGAAACCATCCGTATGGTTGTGAAAAAAGCAGAAGCCGCTAAAAATGAGATTGATTTTATTAGCTTTTCTAGTGCAATGCATAGTTTGATCTTGATGGATGAACATAATAAACCACTTACTAATAGTATTACGTGGGCAGATAATCGGAGTTATCAGTATGCAGAAAAGCTGAATCGTGAACATGATGGTCTTGCTATCTACCACCGTACAGGGACACCGATTCACCCGATGAGTCCGTTGACCAAAATGTTATGGCTGAAAGAAACGGAAACCAAGCTTTATCAGTCGACTAAAAAGTTTATTGGAATAAAAGGTTATGTGTTCTATCAACTCTTTAAGAGATATATCGAAGATTATTCAATATTAAGTGCCACGGGTATATTTAATATTCGCCAGCTTGATTATGATGATGCTGTGCTCGAGCTTTTAGAAATAGACAAAAGTCAGTTATCTGAAGCTGTAGATACGACGACACTGTTAACAGGAATAGATAAGCAATATGCGGATATCATGAATATTGATGTCAACACACCATTTGTTATCGGTGCGAGTGATGGTGTACTTAGTAATCTCGGTGTAGATGCATTTAAGCCTGGAGAAGTTGCAGTAACTATTGGCACAAGTGGAGCGATTCGCACAGTAATTGATCAACCGAAAACAGATAGTCAGGGGAGATTGTTCTGCTATGCTTTGACAAAGGACAAATGGGTCATTGGCGGTCCTGTGAATAATGGTGGTGTCGTCTTGCGCTGGATACGTGATGAATTTGCTTCAAGTGAGATTGAAACAGCAAAGCGTCTCGGTGTCGATAGCTATGAAGTATTGACTAAGATTGCTGAACGCGTGCCACCAGCGAGTAATGGCTTGATCTTTCATCCTTTTCTTGCAGGAGAACGTGCGCCACATTGGAATGCAAATGTGCGTGGCTCATTCTTTGGATTAACCCTCTCGCATAAAAAAGAGCATATGATTCGTGCGGCACTTGAAGGTGTCATCTTTAATCTCTATACAGTTTATATTGCGCTTTCCGTATTGATGGATGAAGAAGTAAAGACATTAAAGGCAACAGGGGGATTTGCAAAAAGTGCACTATGGCGACAGATGATGTCCGATATTTTTGAACATGAAGTGATTGTACCGGAGAGTATCGAAAGTTCTTGTCTCGGTGCTTTTATTCTCGGTCAAATTGCAATTGGAGAAAAAGATAATT
This region includes:
- a CDS encoding NAD-dependent epimerase/dehydratase family protein; protein product: MKDKVLLTGATGYIGKYISSQLAAQYDIYAMSKYPSEPLEGVTWLTGDMFSLNDCIDAMAHVDFGIYFIDPNKRSSRMNDTKFRDINAISADNFARAAEIAQLKAIFYVSGTTEDQETLNILRSYKTPVHASVTSVKRKGIVAQTQSSEINDVRSIQRTLMPSNWSIADLSHHYFNWLSDMAFNIINVKRQDNVYTIYAAGKHVLTLSEDEGKSDENRMVYKITDGALYKNTLTSRARMEFRRLKHTDTLIIALHDYEPTIPWLIYILIQLPVYHLSMKIFDVEMRIARFQEDKANGIEKQYTK
- a CDS encoding alpha/beta fold hydrolase; the protein is MEHIVFVHSASEQTKESGSNPLLRTIPQGEYVWHKHRYPRDKGQVYELWVEPFIESLNEIDDHEPVTLIGHSFGGTVIMKYLTENQVTQKIKQVILIGSPLFGCDDKFSDEQNKLREDAEDYIDVPITHIQSVDDDRVDIKHQMCWQQQFPQMNIITKQFGQHEFHDGIDELNQLL
- the gntK gene encoding gluconokinase, encoding MFKIGVDIGTTSTKAVIYKNQGEIVGVHHVEYPLLTPTTDTAEQHPNDIFEAVLETIRMVVKKAEAAKNEIDFISFSSAMHSLILMDEHNKPLTNSITWADNRSYQYAEKLNREHDGLAIYHRTGTPIHPMSPLTKMLWLKETETKLYQSTKKFIGIKGYVFYQLFKRYIEDYSILSATGIFNIRQLDYDDAVLELLEIDKSQLSEAVDTTTLLTGIDKQYADIMNIDVNTPFVIGASDGVLSNLGVDAFKPGEVAVTIGTSGAIRTVIDQPKTDSQGRLFCYALTKDKWVIGGPVNNGGVVLRWIRDEFASSEIETAKRLGVDSYEVLTKIAERVPPASNGLIFHPFLAGERAPHWNANVRGSFFGLTLSHKKEHMIRAALEGVIFNLYTVYIALSVLMDEEVKTLKATGGFAKSALWRQMMSDIFEHEVIVPESIESSCLGAFILGQIAIGEKDNFDHVSAMVGATKPHQPIQENVYIYREVLPIYIKMTQQLMETYDDIAAFQRKYEKREI
- a CDS encoding alpha/beta hydrolase; translation: MKKRYLLIIILVALTVMAFALIFGWYKKENPALNHDTVFDELGVAMNVKLISDVQYGKDAPNSQMDIIMPKKIKSGDKLPLIIWTHGGGYIAGDKKHKNAYLARIAERGFIIANMNYALAPAHKYPVPLIQEKQAAQFMKRNTFHLPIDFNQIIIGGDSAGAQIAAQFAAIQTNELLRKEMQEEAVFAPDDIKGVILFGGLYDMNTVRATKFPRIEDFMESYTGEKYWEREFKQIDQMSITQQVTGKYPPTFLTVGDADPFESQAIELVKVLQENKVPNSTSFFDGSHRLRHQYQFHMNLKESQITYDKVIKFLSTFTDQALYNTLEEEPLTTKTK
- a CDS encoding DUF47 domain-containing protein, with product MFNKKKDKFAVQLEAMAENLDRAAVAFGDMTFHNAFDLKKYADTIKAYETNGDELMHQMISDLNQTFITPIEREDILALSNAIDDVMDAMEETSAMFEMYSIEYSDEYMAEFVQNIQGCAKEIKIAVTLVAEKKLSHVRVHSINIKEHETNCDGILRQSIKHILSVETDPLTVMKVKDIYQSLEDIADKCQAVANILESIIMKNS
- a CDS encoding GntR family transcriptional regulator, whose translation is MIPKQWMNQLSTGEQIALDLRYKIISKQIKDGEKLSENTLAQMYKVSRSPVRDAVKILSNDKLIRLERMGAVIMALSENDIKELYDMRLMIESFSFEKIRKKDISKVVLELHKKLEMMKVAVKFNDAAEFAMQDILFHQTMIESIHHKQLEKLWMSIKPTMLILNLISMEERMKFNKGDFERIFKNHHEYITTVEQRDRKGYKKVLHMNFDDVHEEIDDLFYSQTKEEN
- a CDS encoding DHA2 family efflux MFS transporter permease subunit, which translates into the protein MKKSTIIMITFLIGAFFTFLNETLLNIALTKIMTVFHVDAPTVQWLATGFMLIMGVLMPLSATIIQWFTTRQLFIGLMSVFLIGTLVAGCAINFPMLLAGRMIQAAGTGLLIPVIMNAMLLLFPPHERGKVMGNFGLVMMFAPAIGPTLSGVIVDTLGWRWLFFAVVPFVLFSIGFAFKYLDNVGEVTKPKVDIFSVVLSTIGVAGIIYGFSSVGNIEGGFSNKAVFLPILSGLISLVIFIVRQNHLTSPLLDMSVFKYSNYSKGMFIFVVVVMAMFASEIVMPMYLQGPMGFSAKVAGMILLPGALLNGAMSPVMGRIFDKIGPRKMIIPGMFVLMLVMIFYSTIHPGIPLYIFIIVYMVLMVSISMIMMPSHTNAINQLPKHLYPHGTAIGNMIQPIAGAMGISVFVSIMTQGQQQALEGISNPTHSQTQAALTYGVHHAYWFAIALTVIGFITALFVTRSKAPEGETFGLPEEQN
- a CDS encoding inorganic phosphate transporter, translating into MEPIIIFTFAIVFFALAFDFINGFHDTANAIATAVSTKALKPRHAILMAAVLNFVGAILFHGVAKTVTKDIVDPFTLQNGQVVILAALISAITWNLITWYFGIPSSSSHTLIGSIAGAAIASGGFGILEYAGFTKIIVGLLISPLLAFIVGYIMYTIIKTVFKNANLTKTNRNFRFLQIFTAAAQAFAHGSNDAQKAMGIITMALISAGMQTGSTEPQTWVQLSCAAAMGLGTAVGGWKIIKTVGGNIMKIRPANGVAADLSSAFIIFGATHFHLPVSTTHVVSSSILGVGSSHRVKGVKWTTAQRMIITWVITLPISAIIAAIIYFVVNFITHIF